One Lysinibacillus sp. OF-1 DNA segment encodes these proteins:
- a CDS encoding sensor histidine kinase, with amino-acid sequence MEDKRPTPEMFLARLQQEEQTKGKLKIFLGYAAGVGKTYAMLDAAHQAQKLGKDVVVGYVEPHPRPETLALLEGLEQIPTKIITYKGKIFQELDIDAVLQRQPEIVLIDELAHSNVPTMRHKKRFGDVEELLAKGIHVFTTVNIQHIESLHDLVEEITEIKVRERIPDYLIDQAAQIKVVDIEPDELIQRLQDGKVYVKQQAEKALHSFFRRQNLVSLREIALRRTADTINYQQLNSNESVRNYVQIEEHLLVGISSSPTNAKVIRTTARLAQALHGKFTALYVQNMQAHERNHADSERLQQHIKLVEQLGGHVVIVQEDDVAAALANYAQVSGVTKLVIGRTSMRKKWWQPNTKISDRLNEYVPNLSIHIVPDQENEQFYFPSIKNKLAFEWLDLFKMFIVFSVISIVGLYLYSIDISEPNIITIYILGVLILAIWSSGWIMSIISSIVAVLLFNYLFTEPRFSFDAYHRDYPMTFFIMFLSGVITSSLTKKIKAQTTIAIRKSYRMEVLLETNRRLQHAKSIEEIITEGMTQIVKLVEKPVQFFEIDNQVIGKSTFFRTEKISAIENQKIATLFNNPNEHGVVSWVTNNKHVAGVSTDIFPEVSAYYIPVISNSHVKGVIGIALSKLLPLPAFERNILHAIINDFSFAMDKWYLQKLNEEVAREAEMEQMRANLLRAISHDLRTPLTAISGNADILLNNASLIPDSEKNKLYEDIFNNSKWLVQMVENLLAVSKLEDGQFALEMQMELVEDIIQEALSHVVHQNNSHKISYQIEPEFLLSLMDARLIIQVFVNIIDNALTYTPPGSDITISVKECDGLVNFSISDNGPGIDDSLKGSLFEPFTTGKVQRSDSRRGLGLGLALCQTILKLHGSHITVSDNKPQGTIFNFSLKKE; translated from the coding sequence ATGGAAGATAAACGCCCAACTCCAGAGATGTTTCTTGCGAGGCTTCAACAGGAGGAACAAACTAAAGGGAAATTAAAAATCTTTCTCGGCTATGCTGCAGGGGTAGGTAAAACTTATGCCATGTTAGATGCGGCACATCAGGCACAAAAACTCGGTAAAGATGTAGTGGTTGGCTATGTGGAGCCGCATCCTCGTCCAGAAACGTTAGCATTACTAGAAGGACTTGAGCAAATTCCTACAAAGATAATAACCTACAAGGGAAAAATATTTCAGGAATTGGATATAGATGCCGTATTGCAGCGCCAACCAGAAATTGTCCTGATCGATGAATTGGCCCATTCTAACGTGCCAACGATGCGGCACAAGAAGCGTTTTGGAGATGTTGAAGAACTACTTGCTAAAGGGATACATGTTTTTACAACTGTAAATATTCAGCATATTGAAAGTCTTCATGATTTAGTAGAAGAAATCACTGAGATTAAAGTGCGAGAACGTATTCCTGATTATTTAATTGATCAAGCTGCACAAATAAAAGTGGTCGATATTGAACCAGACGAATTAATTCAACGTCTGCAAGATGGAAAGGTATATGTCAAGCAACAGGCAGAGAAAGCTTTACATTCTTTTTTCCGCAGACAAAATTTAGTATCACTACGGGAAATCGCATTACGACGAACAGCCGATACAATCAACTATCAACAATTAAACAGTAACGAATCTGTCAGAAATTATGTACAAATTGAAGAACACTTACTTGTAGGAATCAGTAGTTCTCCTACAAATGCAAAAGTGATTCGAACTACTGCAAGGCTTGCACAAGCCTTACATGGCAAATTTACCGCTCTCTATGTTCAAAACATGCAGGCACATGAAAGAAATCACGCCGATTCAGAACGCTTACAACAGCACATCAAACTTGTTGAACAGCTTGGCGGTCATGTTGTCATTGTTCAAGAAGATGACGTAGCCGCAGCCCTTGCCAACTATGCTCAAGTTAGTGGTGTCACTAAACTTGTCATCGGTCGAACAAGTATGAGAAAAAAATGGTGGCAGCCAAACACCAAAATTAGTGATCGCCTTAACGAATATGTGCCGAATTTATCTATACACATAGTGCCAGATCAAGAAAATGAACAATTCTACTTTCCTAGTATCAAAAATAAACTGGCATTTGAATGGCTTGATCTATTTAAAATGTTTATCGTATTTAGCGTAATATCCATAGTCGGCTTATATTTGTATTCCATTGATATTAGTGAGCCTAATATTATAACCATTTATATTCTAGGTGTTCTCATTCTTGCTATTTGGTCATCAGGATGGATAATGAGCATTATTAGCTCTATCGTTGCTGTTTTACTTTTTAATTATTTGTTTACAGAGCCACGGTTTTCATTTGATGCGTATCATCGTGACTATCCTATGACTTTTTTTATCATGTTTCTCTCTGGTGTAATTACAAGTAGTTTAACGAAAAAGATCAAGGCGCAAACTACTATAGCCATACGGAAATCTTATCGAATGGAAGTACTCCTTGAAACGAATCGGAGACTGCAACACGCAAAGTCTATCGAAGAAATTATTACGGAAGGTATGACTCAAATTGTCAAATTAGTAGAAAAACCTGTGCAATTTTTTGAAATAGACAATCAGGTAATTGGGAAATCTACTTTTTTCCGAACGGAGAAAATATCTGCAATAGAAAATCAAAAAATAGCTACACTTTTCAATAATCCAAACGAGCATGGCGTCGTGAGCTGGGTGACGAATAATAAGCATGTAGCTGGTGTATCAACAGATATATTTCCTGAAGTGAGTGCTTACTATATACCTGTTATTTCTAATAGTCATGTTAAGGGGGTTATTGGTATTGCACTGTCTAAATTATTGCCTCTACCTGCATTTGAACGCAATATTTTGCACGCCATCATTAATGATTTTTCATTCGCAATGGATAAATGGTATTTACAGAAGCTCAATGAAGAAGTAGCGCGAGAGGCTGAAATGGAGCAGATGCGAGCTAACCTGTTACGGGCCATATCCCATGACCTTCGAACACCGCTTACTGCTATTTCTGGAAATGCGGATATCTTACTGAATAATGCATCATTAATACCTGATAGTGAAAAAAACAAATTATATGAGGATATTTTTAATAATTCAAAATGGCTTGTCCAAATGGTAGAAAACTTACTAGCTGTTTCTAAGCTAGAGGATGGACAATTTGCTTTAGAAATGCAAATGGAATTAGTAGAAGATATTATTCAAGAGGCTCTTTCCCATGTTGTTCACCAAAACAATTCTCATAAAATATCCTATCAAATAGAACCAGAATTTTTATTGAGCCTAATGGATGCTAGATTGATTATACAGGTTTTCGTCAATATCATTGATAATGCATTGACTTACACCCCTCCAGGCAGTGACATTACTATCTCGGTGAAGGAATGTGATGGTTTAGTAAATTTCAGCATTTCGGATAATGGGCCAGGAATTGATGATTCCTTAAAAGGTAGCTTATTTGAGCCGTTTACGACTGGCAAGGTCCAACGCAGTGATAGTAGACGAGGACTGGGGCTAGGCTTAGCACTGTGTCAAACAATTTTAAAGTTACATGGTAGTCACATAACTGTTTCAGATAATAAACCGCAAGGAACAATTTTTAACTTTTCACTGAAAAAGGAGTAA
- a CDS encoding response regulator, whose product MNKRILVVEDDVAIANLIKMTLSTQHYEFDIAQDGNSALQKAITMKPDVYILDLGLPDMDGVELITKIRSWTQTPIIVVSARGEEYDKINALDAGADDYVTKPFSVEELLARIRVALRRAAYEHPPEQESSTFTNGYLQINYVNQTVLVNGKEIHVTPIEYKLLVVLSKHVGKVLTHNFILKEIWHNALQSDIPSLRVFMATLRKKIEADPAQPKLIQTHVRVGYRMLRYHEDE is encoded by the coding sequence ATGAATAAACGAATTCTAGTAGTAGAAGATGATGTGGCCATTGCCAATTTAATTAAAATGACATTATCTACCCAGCATTATGAATTCGACATTGCTCAAGATGGGAACAGTGCACTTCAAAAAGCTATTACCATGAAACCCGATGTTTATATTTTAGATTTAGGACTACCGGACATGGATGGTGTAGAGCTTATTACAAAAATTAGAAGTTGGACTCAAACGCCCATTATTGTCGTCAGTGCGCGTGGGGAAGAATATGATAAAATTAACGCTTTGGATGCAGGTGCAGATGATTATGTCACGAAGCCCTTCAGTGTGGAAGAATTATTAGCAAGAATTCGTGTAGCATTGCGCAGAGCAGCCTATGAACATCCACCTGAACAGGAAAGTTCAACATTTACCAATGGTTATCTTCAAATCAATTATGTCAATCAAACAGTATTAGTGAATGGAAAAGAAATACATGTCACACCTATTGAATATAAACTTTTAGTTGTTTTATCCAAGCATGTTGGAAAGGTTCTAACCCATAATTTTATTTTAAAAGAAATCTGGCATAATGCCCTCCAATCAGATATTCCAAGTTTACGAGTTTTTATGGCAACACTTCGAAAAAAAATAGAAGCCGACCCAGCACAGCCTAAACTTATACAAACACATGTGCGAGTCGGCTATCGAATGCTTCGCTATCATGAAGATGAATAA
- the vrrA gene encoding VrrA/YqfQ family protein: MVFRQPYPYPMYPGGMRMPMPMPTPSQMSPQSFFPPGGFPVPPRIPGGFPMANGIGSFGGQMPMPPVQEASKVGSFLQQANSLFNTAKTYTPYIQQAMPMVKNIPSLLKLYKGFQGLPSAGAGAEAAGSDSKAATGSRRSSRQSASFTPAEPLPSKPRIFQPPM; this comes from the coding sequence ATGGTATTTCGACAACCTTATCCATACCCTATGTATCCGGGTGGCATGAGAATGCCCATGCCCATGCCAACACCTTCACAGATGTCGCCACAGTCCTTTTTCCCGCCTGGAGGCTTTCCTGTTCCACCACGAATTCCAGGCGGCTTTCCAATGGCTAATGGAATAGGTTCCTTTGGAGGGCAAATGCCGATGCCACCTGTGCAAGAAGCTTCGAAAGTCGGTTCGTTTTTACAGCAAGCCAACAGTTTATTCAATACGGCTAAAACCTATACCCCTTATATCCAACAAGCCATGCCGATGGTGAAAAATATTCCATCTCTTTTAAAATTGTACAAAGGATTCCAAGGACTTCCTTCCGCTGGAGCTGGCGCTGAAGCAGCAGGTAGTGATAGTAAGGCCGCTACTGGAAGTAGACGATCATCTAGGCAAAGTGCATCATTTACGCCAGCTGAACCACTTCCATCCAAACCACGTATTTTCCAACCACCTATGTAA
- a CDS encoding 4-hydroxy-3-methylbut-2-enyl diphosphate reductase: protein MQVLKINPRGYCYGVVDAMVIARNAALDKTLPRPIYILGMIVHNKHVTDAFEEDGIITLDGENRQEIIEQVETGTVIFTAHGVSPEIREIAKRKGLVSIDATCPDVTVTHDLIREKSAEGYDIIYIGKKGHPEPEGAIGVAPDHVHLVQSSIDIDALQLTNDKLLVTNQTTMSQWDVAHLMDSLKEKFPHIEVHKEICLATQVRQEAVAQQAGEADLLIVVGDPKSNNSNRLTQVSVEIAGTPSYRIADVSELKVEWLKGINIVAVTAGASTPTPIVKEVISFLDQFDENDPSTHEIKRTVTLNKILPKIKTPTPVDKILPY from the coding sequence ATGCAAGTATTGAAAATTAATCCACGTGGCTATTGCTACGGTGTTGTCGATGCGATGGTGATCGCACGTAATGCCGCACTTGATAAAACATTACCAAGACCTATCTACATCTTAGGGATGATTGTGCATAATAAACATGTCACAGACGCGTTTGAAGAGGATGGTATCATCACGTTAGATGGTGAAAACCGCCAAGAAATTATTGAGCAAGTTGAAACAGGTACGGTCATTTTCACAGCACACGGTGTTTCACCAGAAATTCGTGAAATTGCGAAGCGAAAAGGCTTAGTGTCCATTGATGCTACATGTCCTGATGTAACAGTTACTCACGATTTAATTCGCGAAAAATCTGCAGAAGGCTATGATATTATTTACATTGGTAAAAAAGGACATCCCGAGCCAGAGGGTGCCATTGGCGTTGCTCCGGATCATGTCCACTTAGTGCAGTCCTCTATTGATATTGATGCGTTACAATTAACGAACGATAAATTACTTGTCACAAATCAAACGACAATGAGTCAATGGGATGTCGCCCATTTAATGGATAGTTTAAAAGAAAAGTTCCCACATATAGAGGTACACAAAGAGATTTGTTTAGCTACACAGGTTCGTCAAGAAGCTGTTGCTCAGCAAGCAGGAGAAGCGGATTTACTAATTGTTGTAGGTGATCCTAAATCAAATAACTCCAACCGTTTAACACAAGTCTCTGTAGAAATTGCAGGAACACCATCCTATCGAATTGCTGACGTTTCAGAGCTAAAAGTAGAATGGTTAAAAGGCATTAACATTGTAGCTGTCACAGCAGGTGCTTCTACGCCAACACCGATTGTAAAAGAGGTTATTTCCTTCCTTGATCAATTTGATGAAAATGACCCTTCTACACACGAGATTAAGCGTACGGTAACATTAAATAAAATCCTGCCGAAAATTAAAACGCCAACACCTGTTGATAAAATATTGCCTTATTAA
- a CDS encoding response regulator — MAQIKVLLIEDDPMVREVNRQFIEKVEHFQVIGQASNGLEGITQIRHHQPDLVFMDIFMPEQDGITSLRKIRELDLPVDVITVTAANDMETVKQVLHLGVFDYIMKPFSFERVKGTLDNYLRFKKQTQIERELTQGELDQLFHYRDEKNNIELSHTLQSEKNLPKGFNRTTLEKVVHFLQSVDGASAEEVASGIGIARVTARRYLDYLEKQEEITMDVHYGGIGRPINYYFSK; from the coding sequence GTGGCACAAATCAAAGTATTATTAATTGAGGATGATCCAATGGTGCGAGAGGTAAATCGTCAATTTATTGAAAAGGTAGAACATTTTCAAGTGATTGGACAGGCATCTAATGGCTTAGAGGGCATTACACAAATTCGTCATCATCAGCCTGATTTAGTCTTTATGGATATTTTTATGCCCGAGCAAGATGGTATTACGAGTTTACGCAAAATACGCGAGCTGGATTTACCAGTGGATGTCATCACTGTAACGGCTGCGAATGATATGGAGACGGTGAAACAGGTACTGCATCTAGGTGTCTTTGATTATATTATGAAGCCATTTTCATTTGAACGAGTCAAAGGGACACTTGACAATTATTTACGCTTTAAGAAGCAAACACAAATAGAACGAGAGCTTACACAGGGAGAATTGGATCAGTTATTTCATTATCGTGATGAAAAAAATAACATAGAGCTATCACATACACTACAATCAGAGAAAAATCTTCCAAAAGGTTTTAATCGTACAACACTCGAAAAGGTGGTGCACTTTTTACAATCGGTAGATGGTGCATCGGCTGAAGAGGTAGCAAGTGGAATAGGAATTGCCCGTGTAACGGCCAGAAGATATTTGGATTATTTAGAGAAGCAAGAGGAAATTACAATGGATGTCCATTATGGAGGCATTGGTCGCCCTATCAACTATTATTTTAGTAAATAG
- a CDS encoding ATP-binding protein — protein MQRKIMSLTFFILMLSFSIGGTFLLGFVMNEQKTKLSDQALLVAKTVSQLPEIKTYIASENHLEAIQHINPVVEEIRDINGAKYIVVLDMERRKYSHPNSQELGRISQSGDLNAAFSEHYYTSIARGEHGDMVRAFVPIMNQEGQQIGVTVVGFSVLTVVELLQSMETELMITVLLSLIFSVWGARTLGLHMKKQMFGLEPHEIAKMYVERTETFNAMHEGIIAIDNDLTITIFNEKACDILGVHEKPSVLIGQKIFHVLPDTRLPEILELDQPLFNRELYINNHSIMSNRIPIQVNGETVGAVAMFKDRTEVKKLAEELTGVRAFVQALRVQTHEHKNKLHTIAGLLQLGHHEQALTYITQVKEEHDEITNFLNERIKNENISGLLLSKISYAKEQGIRLEIDRESRLTSFPPNLDHHDFVILFGNLIENAFDALKDVQVEEKVIHVSVDEDEDVLAILVTDNGVGMTEEVKQHIFDNGYSTKEKNYRGIGLFLIKEIVEKGQGDIEVISEPNKGTSFLITFYYS, from the coding sequence ATGCAGAGAAAAATCATGTCACTGACGTTTTTTATTCTGATGCTTTCCTTTAGTATTGGTGGTACTTTCTTATTAGGGTTTGTGATGAATGAACAGAAAACAAAACTAAGTGATCAAGCACTACTAGTGGCCAAAACCGTCTCACAGCTTCCTGAAATAAAAACGTATATTGCTAGCGAAAATCACCTCGAGGCCATTCAACATATTAACCCTGTAGTAGAAGAAATCCGTGATATCAATGGAGCAAAGTATATTGTTGTTCTTGATATGGAACGTCGAAAATATTCTCACCCCAATAGCCAGGAACTTGGTCGAATATCGCAATCGGGTGATTTAAACGCTGCGTTTTCTGAGCATTATTATACGTCGATCGCTCGTGGAGAGCATGGTGATATGGTGCGTGCATTTGTACCGATTATGAATCAAGAAGGTCAACAAATCGGTGTTACGGTAGTGGGGTTCAGTGTACTTACAGTAGTGGAATTACTACAATCAATGGAAACAGAGCTGATGATTACTGTTCTATTATCTTTAATCTTTAGTGTATGGGGTGCACGAACTTTAGGGCTTCATATGAAGAAGCAAATGTTTGGATTAGAGCCTCATGAAATTGCCAAAATGTATGTGGAGCGTACAGAAACATTTAATGCCATGCATGAAGGCATCATTGCCATCGACAATGATTTGACCATCACAATTTTTAATGAAAAAGCTTGTGATATATTAGGTGTTCATGAAAAACCCTCTGTACTAATTGGTCAGAAAATCTTTCATGTCCTGCCTGATACACGACTTCCAGAAATTTTAGAGCTAGATCAGCCATTATTTAATCGTGAGCTATATATTAATAATCACAGTATTATGAGTAACCGAATTCCGATACAGGTTAATGGGGAAACCGTCGGGGCAGTAGCCATGTTTAAAGACCGTACGGAAGTGAAAAAGCTTGCAGAAGAACTAACGGGCGTTCGAGCTTTTGTCCAAGCTCTGCGCGTACAAACGCATGAGCATAAAAATAAACTGCATACGATAGCAGGTCTTTTACAGCTCGGTCATCATGAACAGGCACTCACTTATATAACGCAAGTGAAGGAAGAACATGATGAAATCACGAATTTTTTAAATGAACGTATAAAAAATGAAAATATTTCTGGGCTATTGCTTAGTAAAATTTCTTATGCTAAAGAACAAGGAATTCGACTAGAGATTGATCGTGAAAGTCGATTAACATCCTTCCCACCTAATTTGGATCATCATGATTTCGTTATTCTATTTGGTAATTTAATCGAGAATGCATTTGATGCATTAAAAGATGTACAGGTTGAGGAGAAAGTGATTCATGTTTCAGTAGATGAAGATGAGGATGTCCTTGCGATTTTAGTAACGGATAACGGTGTTGGCATGACGGAAGAGGTCAAACAGCACATATTTGACAATGGTTATTCTACAAAAGAGAAAAACTACCGTGGAATAGGGTTGTTCCTAATAAAAGAAATCGTTGAAAAAGGACAGGGTGATATTGAAGTCATCAGTGAACCCAACAAAGGGACAAGTTTTTTAATCACCTTTTATTATTCATAA
- a CDS encoding TRAP transporter substrate-binding protein produces MKKFIIGTMITVFALIVTISIQQGLLFAKPLPYDDEQNGLDTQITIHLSHVVAENTPKGQAANKFAELVEEKTNGKVKVHVYSNSSLFNDENEFQALQKGDVEMIIPTFSKMTAYVPNWQVLDLPYLFKTDDEVKEVLTGSIGEQLVNELEPFHIKGLGFWYNGFKHLTSSDHPIHTFKDLQGLRVRTMPSKTLEKQFEVVKATPMPISFSEVFTDLEKHAIDAQENTASNIYSKGFYKVQKHMTITQHGILGYAVLMNETFWNSLPVKIQHQLLDAMKETTDWQFEQAALMNEKDMQKLKQQDDFDVYTMSPLERQRFKEQLAPVYDFYKAHIQNDRILTEIEKIVAP; encoded by the coding sequence ATGAAAAAATTTATTATAGGAACGATGATTACTGTCTTTGCTTTAATCGTTACCATTAGTATTCAGCAAGGATTACTCTTTGCCAAGCCACTTCCCTATGATGATGAGCAAAATGGGTTAGACACACAAATAACGATTCATTTGAGTCATGTAGTTGCTGAGAATACGCCTAAAGGACAAGCGGCCAATAAATTTGCTGAGCTAGTAGAAGAAAAAACAAATGGGAAAGTTAAAGTACATGTCTACTCAAATTCTTCTTTATTCAATGATGAAAATGAGTTCCAGGCTTTACAAAAGGGAGACGTAGAAATGATTATTCCTACTTTTTCGAAGATGACCGCTTATGTTCCTAATTGGCAGGTATTGGATTTACCTTATTTATTTAAGACAGATGATGAAGTCAAGGAGGTTCTGACGGGTTCTATAGGTGAACAATTAGTCAACGAACTAGAGCCGTTTCATATTAAGGGACTTGGCTTTTGGTACAATGGCTTTAAGCATTTAACCTCTTCTGATCATCCTATCCATACATTTAAGGATTTACAGGGCTTACGTGTGCGAACGATGCCTAGTAAAACATTGGAAAAGCAATTTGAAGTGGTCAAAGCAACGCCTATGCCCATTTCCTTTAGCGAGGTTTTTACAGATTTAGAGAAGCATGCGATTGACGCGCAGGAAAATACAGCATCGAATATTTACTCAAAAGGTTTTTACAAAGTACAGAAACATATGACCATCACCCAGCATGGTATTTTGGGCTATGCTGTGTTAATGAACGAAACCTTTTGGAATTCCTTGCCTGTAAAAATTCAACACCAATTGTTGGATGCCATGAAAGAAACAACAGATTGGCAATTTGAACAGGCTGCACTGATGAATGAAAAAGATATGCAGAAGCTTAAACAGCAAGATGACTTTGATGTTTATACAATGAGTCCACTAGAAAGACAGCGCTTTAAAGAGCAGCTTGCGCCTGTCTACGATTTTTATAAAGCCCATATTCAAAATGATCGCATCTTAACAGAGATTGAAAAAATCGTTGCGCCTTAA
- a CDS encoding dicarboxylate/amino acid:cation symporter translates to MRINFKNLTVQVLIAIVLGIIVGATFPEFGAKLKILADIFIKLIKMLIAPIIFLTVVIGIGSMGDVKKVGKIGGKALIYFEIVSTFALAIGLIVVNIVQPGKGFNTDAASGADVSQYTDAAAAEHGLGAFIMQIIPENVVGALANGELLPVLFSAVLFGLAAAAIGEPAKPVIKFFEQVADIFFKIVNMVMKISPIGAFGAMSYTIGNFGLKSLGNLGFLMLSVYTTMFIFIVVIIGLITRYFGFSIFKFIKYIKDEIFIVIGTSSSESALPSMMRKLENYGCSKQVVGLVIPTGYSFNLDGTSIYLSMAAIFIAQAYGVDLDVWHQITLLAILMLTSKGAAGVTGSGFITLAATLAAFPMIPVEGIALLIGVDRFMSEARAVTNLIGNGVATVVVSKMEKEFDTEQEKRALAGHTSMP, encoded by the coding sequence ATGCGGATAAATTTTAAAAACTTAACAGTACAAGTGTTGATTGCCATTGTACTAGGGATCATTGTCGGGGCAACATTCCCTGAGTTCGGGGCAAAGCTAAAAATATTAGCGGACATCTTTATTAAACTAATTAAAATGTTAATAGCACCGATTATTTTCTTAACAGTCGTCATCGGTATTGGTAGTATGGGGGATGTCAAAAAGGTTGGGAAAATTGGTGGGAAGGCTTTAATTTATTTTGAAATTGTCTCAACATTTGCACTTGCGATTGGCTTAATTGTTGTCAATATTGTTCAACCAGGAAAAGGCTTTAATACAGATGCTGCCAGCGGTGCTGATGTTTCACAATATACAGATGCGGCGGCTGCAGAACATGGCTTAGGTGCTTTTATCATGCAAATTATCCCTGAAAATGTGGTAGGTGCATTAGCGAATGGTGAATTATTACCTGTCTTATTCTCAGCTGTTTTATTTGGACTAGCTGCAGCAGCGATTGGAGAACCAGCAAAACCTGTTATTAAATTTTTTGAACAAGTAGCAGATATTTTCTTTAAAATTGTTAACATGGTAATGAAAATTTCTCCTATTGGTGCGTTCGGTGCCATGAGTTATACAATCGGAAACTTCGGACTTAAATCACTTGGAAATTTAGGATTTTTAATGTTATCCGTCTATACTACAATGTTTATTTTTATTGTTGTGATTATCGGATTAATTACACGCTACTTCGGCTTTAGTATTTTTAAATTTATTAAATACATTAAAGATGAAATTTTTATCGTTATTGGGACATCTTCATCTGAATCTGCACTACCTTCCATGATGCGTAAACTTGAAAACTATGGTTGTTCTAAGCAAGTAGTAGGGCTCGTTATCCCAACTGGTTACTCGTTTAATTTAGATGGCACTTCCATTTATTTATCAATGGCTGCTATCTTTATTGCACAGGCATATGGGGTGGATTTAGATGTTTGGCATCAAATTACGTTACTAGCCATCTTAATGCTTACCTCTAAAGGAGCAGCTGGTGTAACAGGCTCTGGCTTTATTACACTTGCCGCAACATTGGCAGCCTTTCCTATGATTCCAGTAGAAGGAATTGCCCTATTAATTGGCGTAGATCGCTTTATGTCAGAGGCACGTGCAGTGACAAATCTAATTGGAAACGGCGTGGCAACAGTGGTCGTGTCAAAAATGGAAAAAGAATTTGATACGGAGCAAGAAAAACGTGCTCTTGCAGGACATACTTCAATGCCATAA
- a CDS encoding tubby C-terminal domain-like protein, protein MATFTLTYPKAFKSFTDIPIVNEHNETICMLQKVDRSSTGKILNAVLLVAAQQTLPYRYETRTTSGAPLFQVQSTLLAKGVSHQIRMPDGSSIPIQRKTVQLLESSYAFKMDDLHFRFEKDFTSTAYLYCNDEKIASANPIENELVRTGILFKLFQTDDMHFVALLATLYQALFAFTT, encoded by the coding sequence ATGGCAACATTTACACTTACCTATCCAAAAGCTTTTAAAAGCTTTACGGATATCCCAATCGTGAATGAACACAACGAAACAATATGTATGCTTCAAAAAGTAGATCGTTCCTCTACTGGTAAAATACTGAATGCCGTCCTGCTAGTAGCGGCTCAGCAAACATTACCGTATCGTTATGAAACGCGAACTACGTCAGGGGCACCACTTTTTCAAGTACAATCTACCCTATTAGCAAAAGGGGTCAGCCATCAAATTAGGATGCCTGATGGTAGCTCGATACCGATTCAGCGAAAAACAGTCCAATTATTAGAATCCTCTTATGCATTCAAAATGGACGATTTACATTTTCGATTTGAAAAGGATTTTACCTCTACAGCTTATTTATATTGCAATGATGAAAAGATTGCCAGTGCAAATCCTATTGAAAACGAACTAGTACGAACAGGCATACTATTTAAGCTTTTCCAAACAGACGATATGCACTTCGTTGCACTCCTAGCAACCCTTTATCAAGCACTCTTTGCATTCACTACATAG